CGCTGATTGCTGGTCTGATGTCGGTGGGGGTTGATATTCAAAACCTCGATGCTACGGCGATTCCTATGGCGCGGACGGTTATTCCCAAAATGGGGATAACTGGCGGTATTCATGTGCGGGTACACCCAGACCGTGCTGATTACATCCTGATTGAATTTATGGACGCCAAAGGGATTAATATTTCTAAAGGGCAGGAAAAGAAAATTGAGGGGGCTTATTTTAAGGAAGATATGCGGCGATCGCAAATTCATGAAATTGGTGATGTCGCCTACCCCAGTCAAGTTAGTGACATTTATTGCAAGGCGTTTGAGAAGCTATTGCACGTTGACACCCTGCGTAACAGTCGGGCAAAAATCGTCATAGACTATGTTTATGCGGTGTCTGGGGCTGTATTACCCCAAATGTTACATAAATTTGGGGCGGATGCAGTGGTGCTAAACGCCAGTTTGAATAAAACGGCGATGTCTACTACTGACCGCGAAACATTGCTGACTCAACTTGGTCATGTAGTCGAGGCGTTAAAGGCTAATTTTGGTGTGCAAGTATCGGCAAATGGGGAACAACTTATTTTAGTCGATGAATCTGGTATTCCCATTCGGGGGGAAACCCTCACCGCCCTGATGGTAGACATGATCTTAATGTCTAACCCCAGAGGGGCTGTAGTGGTGCCAGTTCATGCTTCTAGTGCGGTGGAACAAGTCGCCCGTCGCCATGATGGGAAGGTAATTCGCACCAAAGCCAATCCCACAGCCTTGATGGAGGCTTCCCAAAAATACCCAAATGTGGTATTGGCAGGTAGTGGGGAGACTGGTTTTATTTTCCCACAACTGCATCCGGGATTTGATTCGATGTTTTGCATCGCCAAGCTCATTGAAATGTTAACAATACAAGAGCGATCGCTTGCGGCTGTGCGCTCAGAATTACCCCGTGTGGTTCACAAAAATTATACAGTCCGCTGTCCCTGGAGTGTTAAGGGGGCGCTGATGCGTCATTTGGTGGAAACTAACCCCGCGCAAAATCTAGAATTAATCGATGGGGTGAAAATTCGTCAGCCCTACGATGACAGTTGGCTACTAGTTTTACCCGATGCTAGTGAACCGGTAGTGCATTTGTATGCTAATAGCAATGAGCGCGATTGGGTCGATGAGACTTTAAGACATTACCGTAAGCGCGTGCAGATATTTGTGGAGAAGGAACAGGAACAACAGCCGGCTGAGGTGTAAGCGAACTCTATCTATGGCTTGCGGGGGCGCAAGGCCTTGGGGGGCGCAAGGCCTTGCGCCCCTACGGAGAATCATCCTGACATGGCGGATAAAATGCAATACAGTTCAGTTAGGCTCGAATGATATACACTGTAGGGGCACGGCATCCAAAATTTTTTCTTCTAATTGACAATTTTATTCGTGCCGTGCCCCTACGACAATTTTCCTTAACTGAACCGTATTGGGATAAAATGGGTGTCAATCGGTTATTGTGGTGCAATGAGCTTCGGGGGCGCAACGTTCATCACGTAGCTATGTCAGTGGATTGGCGGATTGAAAAATTTGTTCAGCAGTCAGAGCCAAGTCTGGAAAAGTTAGGGATTCGATGCGATCGCCATTTCGGAATTGCTTAACAAGGTATTCCCCTTCAACTAACGAGTAAATCGAGATAGTTGGTTGTTTAGGATTACCAATGAATTTTCTACCACCACTAGCAGCATAATCTACAATCCAGTATTCTGGGATGCCAATAGCCTCGTACTGACCAAGTTTGGTAAAGTAATCATCACGCCAGTTCGTGCTGACAACTTCTATAACTAATGGGATTGATGACGGTTGACTAACTGTTGATTTATTTCTCCACTTTGGCTCATTGACTAAGTTGGGGCGATTCAACAACAGTATGTCAGGTAAGAAAGTAGATTCACTTTCAGTTGATTGAACAAACCCCATTTTAGGAATCAAATAGGGTTTTGAAATCCGGGCGCACTCCTGCAAAATTTGCTGGATTAAGAATGCGATAAGTAATTCATGATCACCTGTTGGTGGTGGTATTTGTTTGATAAATCGATTATGCAGTTCGTAACGCAACTGTGTTGAATTAGCAGGATACCAGTCTAGAAACTGGTCAACAGAAATCGTCATTGGTAGCGATTGAATCATTTATCTACCTCCAAAAAGTCAATGAAAAACTCCATCCACTCTTGGGTGGAGTTTTAGAGCATCGAGCATGGGGAAGAGTAACCAATGCCCTATGTATGCCCTATGCCCCTCCTCGGCGGCTTCTCTCCCTCTCCACCCACTCTTGGGTGCAGTTTCCCGCGAACGGGTTTTGTTAATTTGAAAGATGAATATCTAAAAATTATAAATCAGTTTGACGGAAGCTTCAATCCCGCGAACGGGTTTCATTAATTTGAAAGTCTTCGGCTTTTGAAAAGACTCTGCGGCACTATGGAATGTTTCAATCCCGCGAACGGGTTTCATTAATTTGAAAGTATAATCCCGTTATAGGGATTCAATAAAAATATGGAGTTTCAATCCCGCGAACGGGTTTCATTAATTTGAAAGCAGAAACTATTTATCAGCCACAGCCAAAGCCATGCTGTTTCAATCCCGCGAACGGGTTTCATTAATTTGAAAGTTGCTATCAGCAGAATATTCGATGATAAAAAAGTGTTTCAATCCCGCGAACGGGTTTCATTAATTTGAAAGTCCTATTTAGGGATTGCTTCAATGAATTAAGGAACTGTTTCAATCCCGCGAACGGGTTTCATTAATTTGAAAGAACAATGCGGGTGTATGGCTGGTTGTAATTGGGGATGTTTCAATCCCGCGAACGGGTTTCATTAATTTGAAAGCGATGAAGCTGATGAAATTGTTGAATTACAGCCTGTAGGTTTCAATCCCGCGAACGGGTTTCATTAATTTGAAAGTTGAAAGTGCATCCGCCCGTTATCCCTCATAATCACATTCTTGTTTCAATCCCGCGAACGGGTTTCATTAATTTGAAAGTTGGTTTTGGGATGCTTGTCGCCCTTACCTAGTACGTTTCAATCCCGCGAACGGGTTTCATTAATTTGAAAGTTCCCATTAATGTTATCCCAAATACCTGATAGCGGTTTCAATCCCGCGAACGGGTTTCATTAATTTGAAAGGCCATAAGCAACCAGTCCACCGGCTGAATCAAAATAGTTTCAATCCCGCGAACGGGTTTCATTAATTTGAAAGTCCGCCAGCCAGAAGCTAGTTATAGACCAAGTTTTAGAAGCAATTTTGGCGGGACTAATTTAAAAAGCCATTTCAGCCTTTGTCAAGAGCCAACCAAAAAACATTCATGACGCCGAAAGTATTGAATTGTCAAGGTTCTGGCGATTTGGCGGGAGGTTATGGGTTTTCGCCCGCGCTTTCCCCTGCCAAAAACTGGCTTACCGAAAGTATAAGCTCATACTTCATTATTTTACGTTGCCACTTTACAAAAGTTATCCAAAATCCAATATAGTTCAGTTAACTGAACCCTGTTGAAAATTGTTCGAGCCAAGGGATTTAAGGCGTTTGTTCTATCAAAGTCTTAACCCTCATCAGCAGATAGCAAGACAATTGCATACAACTTTTGGCTAACCCGAAAGTCAGCAGTAGCAATTAACTGATCAATCAATGGTTTAATAGCTGGAATTAACCCTTGTTTTTTGGCTTGTAGCAAGACTCCCAACAGACCCGTTACATTTAGTCCATAACTTGTAGCGACTGCTCGTCCTCGGCGTTCGTCCATTAATAGCAAGTCAGCTTTCAGTTCTTTGGATAAAATAATTGCTTCGGCTTCTCCTAAGTCAATATTGTCCTGTTTTTCCTGAATTTCTGTAACTTCTTGAGAATTAACAACAGCTATCGTCTGAATCCAAGATAGCTGTTGTACTTCTACTGCGCCAGGGACAACTTTATCTACACCGACCATCTCGTTATAAACGGCTTGGGGAATGATAACGCGACTATACAACTGACGCAGTAAATCTAACTGACCAATCGCTGCCAAGTTTGTGATCGGTGATGTGTCGCTAACTATAATCACAACAAGCCCATTGATTGCAGTGTCCGCACATCGGATTGGAAGTCTTCTACATCATAGTTGATGTGTAAACCGCGTTTAGCCAGTTCATGCTGGAATTCAAGTACTGTGATTCCTGTCCAGGCTCGAACTTTGCCACTGCTAATTTTACCTTGCTCATAAAGCAAGATGCCAATTTCTAATTTCAGTTCATCCTCAGTCATGTTTGATGCTCGGAGGATGTCATCGGGAATTATGACGCTCATACGAGAAAACTCCAATTCATAGTTTATTCTAATTCTTTTCTCCTAGTACCGTGACTAGAAGGACGGGGTTTTAAACCCAAATTTTCGATAATCCTGATTTTACCTTGCCACTTTACAAAAGTTATCCAAAATCCCCGACAAAAAAATGATTGATATCAAATTTTGACTACAACATTTCCGAAACTTGTATTAGGCTAGGTGTCATAGAAATACAGATAACCGCATGAAGCTTTTTTTACAGCCTCTTTTCTCTCAGATGAACCCAGGCGTCGAGAATTGTCCTTTGGGGTGTAAGTCTGAATGTATTGTCACTCAAAAGGCTCCTGACCTGCAAGCACCACCTGGATGTGCTTGTCCTCTATCATCGCACCAAGCCCAGACCTATGGTGAAATTATACATGGGGATGCAGATATTATTTGCAATCAAGCCGCAACTGGTGACGGTAAGACCCTAGGTGCAAATTTACCAGCATTGATTAATCCTGAGTTTCGGATTATGGGGTTATATCCCACAATCGAACTGGTGGAAGACCAAGCGGAACAGCAAAACAAATATCATACGCTGTTTGGATTGGATGCTGCTCAACGGGTAGACCGTTTATTTGGTGCGGAATTAAGCAGAAGAGTGAAGCAAGCAAATAAGAGTAATAAATTTCAAGAATTACTGCTAGCGATTCAACAAAAGCCGATTTTGCTGACCAACCCTGATATTTTCCATTATATTACTCACTATCAATATCGCGACCCTGCTTATGGTAGCGATCAACTACCGTTAGTATTAGCAGAATGGCCTGATTTGTGGGTCCTTGATGAATTTCATATTTTTGGTAGTCATCAAGAAACTGCAGCTTTAAATAGTTTAGCTTTTATTCGTCGTAGCCAAGAAAATCAAACTCGTCCCCGGCGGTTTTTATTTACTTCCGCAACGCCAAAACCCGATTTTATCGAACAATTACGCAAAGCAAACTTTAAAGTTGCTGCGGTTGAGGGTGTTTATACAAATGAAGAAACTCCGGGTTTTCGCCAAATTCTGCAAGCTGTGGAATTAGAGTTTGTGGAATTAGCCAAAGATGCAGACACCCTGACATGGTTAAAACAAAACATTTCTACCATTGAGCAAATTTTAAATAAAGAGTCAAAAGCCAGAGGATTAATTATTGTTAATTCGGTAGCGAAAGCTGGTCAAGTGACTCGGTTACTAGATAAGTTATTACCAGGGGTAAAAGTTAGAGAAATTAGCGGACGCATCGACAGACAACAAAGATTGCAAGTTCAAAGCGACTTGAAAGATGCTAAACAGCCAGTGTTAGTTGTGGGTACTTCTGCAGTTGATGTTGGTGTAGACTTTAAAATTCATCTGTTAATCTTTGAAAGCAGCGACTCCGCAACAGTAACCCAGCGTTTGGGAAGATTGGGGAGACATCCGGGCTTTAATACCTACACAGCATTTATTTTGATTCCTGGTCATACACCTTGGGTGATGGCTAGACTACAAGAAAAAATTGGTTTTCAAGAAACAGTAACACGGGATATTTTAGCGTTGGCGATCGCCTGTGCTTTTGATCCACCCAAAGAATTTGAAAACTATCGCCAGCGTTGGGGTGCATTACAAGCACAGGGAATGTTTTGGCGGATGACCCAAGAGAACAGAAAAGTTAGTGAAATCGTGCGCCAAAGCATGACAGAAGATTTGCAGCGCTTATATTCCCAAGATTTTAAGTCAGCACATAAACAGTGGTTTGCAATGCAAAATAATCCCGTTGGTAAAGCCACTCAAAAAGAACTATTAAGCTTCCGAGGTGGTTCAACATTACAAGCTGCAGTTTGGGATAGCAATAATTTTTATGCTTACGACTTACTCCGATTATTACCCTATGCGCGAGTAGAAATCATTGACAGCGAGACATTTTTAAATGCAGCTAATAACTCAGGACGAGGCGAAGAAGAATTTCCCGATGATTTTATTCAAGTTTATCTTCGTATCCAAGAATGGACTGATAACAGAATTGATAACCTTAGTTTCCATACCAATCGCCTGAGTAGCGAATTAGCAATTGGCGAACTGTGTTTAATCGATAAATTAAGCTTAATTGGACATCCTCAATCTGATGTCATTAAATGTTTACAACAAAAACAACTACTAACCTTTCTAGTACCAGTCAACAAAAACAAACAAAATAGCCATTGGGAAGTAAGTCGCACCCTAAATCTTAGTCCATTATTTGGTTTATATCGCCTAGTTGATGCTAGCGAACAAACTTACGCCTGTGCATTTAATCAAGATGCACTACTTCTCGAATCTTTAAAATGGCGCTTAAAAAAATTCACCAACACCCGCTTTCAATCCTCCATATTTTAACCCAAACTCAGCGTACCTCCGCGTTAAAAATCGCTCCTCATCTTATTATGTCTACCCTCCTCCAAACC
The Gloeotrichia echinulata CP02 DNA segment above includes these coding regions:
- a CDS encoding DUF3368 domain-containing protein, yielding MIIVSDTSPITNLAAIGQLDLLRQLYSRVIIPQAVYNEMVGVDKVVPGAVEVQQLSWIQTIAVVNSQEVTEIQEKQDNIDLGEAEAIILSKELKADLLLMDERRGRAVATSYGLNVTGLLGVLLQAKKQGLIPAIKPLIDQLIATADFRVSQKLYAIVLLSADEG
- a CDS encoding UPF0175 family protein, yielding MSVIIPDDILRASNMTEDELKLEIGILLYEQGKISSGKVRAWTGITVLEFQHELAKRGLHINYDVEDFQSDVRTLQSMGLL
- a CDS encoding Uma2 family endonuclease, producing MIQSLPMTISVDQFLDWYPANSTQLRYELHNRFIKQIPPPTGDHELLIAFLIQQILQECARISKPYLIPKMGFVQSTESESTFLPDILLLNRPNLVNEPKWRNKSTVSQPSSIPLVIEVVSTNWRDDYFTKLGQYEAIGIPEYWIVDYAASGGRKFIGNPKQPTISIYSLVEGEYLVKQFRNGDRIESLTFPDLALTAEQIFQSANPLT
- the cas3 gene encoding type I-D CRISPR-associated helicase Cas3' — encoded protein: MKLFLQPLFSQMNPGVENCPLGCKSECIVTQKAPDLQAPPGCACPLSSHQAQTYGEIIHGDADIICNQAATGDGKTLGANLPALINPEFRIMGLYPTIELVEDQAEQQNKYHTLFGLDAAQRVDRLFGAELSRRVKQANKSNKFQELLLAIQQKPILLTNPDIFHYITHYQYRDPAYGSDQLPLVLAEWPDLWVLDEFHIFGSHQETAALNSLAFIRRSQENQTRPRRFLFTSATPKPDFIEQLRKANFKVAAVEGVYTNEETPGFRQILQAVELEFVELAKDADTLTWLKQNISTIEQILNKESKARGLIIVNSVAKAGQVTRLLDKLLPGVKVREISGRIDRQQRLQVQSDLKDAKQPVLVVGTSAVDVGVDFKIHLLIFESSDSATVTQRLGRLGRHPGFNTYTAFILIPGHTPWVMARLQEKIGFQETVTRDILALAIACAFDPPKEFENYRQRWGALQAQGMFWRMTQENRKVSEIVRQSMTEDLQRLYSQDFKSAHKQWFAMQNNPVGKATQKELLSFRGGSTLQAAVWDSNNFYAYDLLRLLPYARVEIIDSETFLNAANNSGRGEEEFPDDFIQVYLRIQEWTDNRIDNLSFHTNRLSSELAIGELCLIDKLSLIGHPQSDVIKCLQQKQLLTFLVPVNKNKQNSHWEVSRTLNLSPLFGLYRLVDASEQTYACAFNQDALLLESLKWRLKKFTNTRFQSSIF